The uncultured Cohaesibacter sp. genome window below encodes:
- the secG gene encoding preprotein translocase subunit SecG, with translation MESVLIVIHLLLVGALVIVVLLQRSEGGALGIGGGGGGFMSGRSAANLLTRTTAILATGFFITSLGLTILAGMKTKPSDVLDQVPVVEQNQTAPASGTEGAPSGGVLDELNKIKESTTGNAPSGPQVPTSQ, from the coding sequence ATGGAATCAGTATTAATTGTCATTCACCTGCTGCTAGTTGGCGCGCTTGTAATCGTAGTGCTGTTGCAGCGCTCGGAAGGCGGCGCACTGGGAATCGGTGGTGGCGGCGGCGGCTTCATGTCCGGCCGCAGCGCAGCCAACCTTCTGACCCGGACCACGGCTATTCTGGCAACTGGTTTCTTCATCACCTCTCTGGGGCTGACCATTCTGGCTGGCATGAAGACCAAGCCGTCTGACGTCCTTGATCAGGTTCCTGTTGTCGAACAGAACCAGACAGCTCCGGCTTCCGGTACGGAAGGCGCACCGAGCGGTGGCGTTCTTGACGAACTCAACAAGATCAAGGAAAGCACCACTGGCAACGCGCCAAGTGGTCCTCAGGTGCCGACCTCACAGTAA
- the tpiA gene encoding triose-phosphate isomerase — protein MSIKPLVAGNWKMNGLKASAVELDALIEGFDLAAQVETMICPPTTLVAAFAEKAAGSAVAIGAQDCHFNVSGAHTGDISAQMLADAGASAVIVGHSERRADHGESNEVVNAKAKAAWDQNLVAIICVGETEAERKSGETLNVVGFQLEGSIPEGATAANTVIAYEPVWAIGTGLTPTADDVAEVHKFMRDELVKAFGAEGANMRLLYGGSVKPSNAKELMGVANVDGALVGGASLKAADFLGIIAAYK, from the coding sequence ATGAGCATCAAACCGCTTGTAGCCGGTAACTGGAAGATGAACGGGCTGAAAGCCTCCGCTGTTGAGCTGGACGCACTGATCGAAGGCTTTGATCTGGCTGCGCAGGTGGAGACGATGATCTGCCCGCCGACCACTCTTGTCGCCGCTTTCGCTGAAAAGGCTGCTGGCAGCGCAGTTGCCATCGGTGCTCAGGATTGCCACTTCAATGTTTCCGGTGCACACACTGGCGATATCTCCGCCCAGATGCTGGCAGACGCTGGCGCTTCCGCCGTTATCGTCGGTCACTCCGAGCGCCGCGCCGACCATGGCGAATCCAACGAAGTCGTCAACGCCAAGGCCAAGGCTGCGTGGGACCAGAATCTGGTTGCCATCATCTGCGTTGGTGAAACCGAAGCCGAACGCAAATCCGGCGAAACCCTCAATGTTGTCGGTTTCCAGCTGGAAGGTTCCATTCCTGAGGGGGCAACCGCTGCCAACACAGTGATCGCCTACGAACCGGTCTGGGCTATCGGTACCGGCCTGACGCCAACCGCTGACGACGTTGCCGAAGTGCACAAATTCATGCGCGACGAGCTGGTCAAGGCATTCGGTGCGGAAGGTGCCAACATGCGTTTGCTCTATGGTGGCTCCGTAAAACCGAGCAACGCCAAGGAACTGATGGGCGTGGCCAACGTTGATGGTGCCCTTGTTGGTGGTGCCAGCCTCAAGGCTGCCGATTTCCTCGGCATCATTGCTGCCTACAAATAG
- a CDS encoding SurA N-terminal domain-containing protein yields the protein MMEFMRSMASGFIAKILMLLLVLSFAIWGIADVFGRFGQSAIATVGDTEIDARDFQSELLLEVNSLSSRLGQRLTAAQTQAFGVPNQVLGRMINEATLNDLASTFNMGLSSTELAKRIAEEPAFQTAGKFNRNQMALVLRNAGTTEDRYVTNREELEIRRQLAQGLTGNSAISNTALKVFSDFSFEKRDVRYIALKEADVDTIEDPTDEALKAYYEDNKVAFRAPEYRSFVVLKLEPGDIMDPSAVTDQDAKTYYENVSNRFVQPEKRQMQQILFGSKEDAQAALNKIKAGASFEDIMAERNLSESDVDFGLMAKSDIADPAAAEAIFSLDEGAVSDVVEGQFGFLLLRNAKTVPTQTSPFEDVKDQLKAEIAGDRANGEVMSMYDNVEDMRAGGSTLEEISQKLNLPLRTVTPISKAGDLEDGSKVTDLPEQEKLLTSVFDTDVDYEADPVDISNTGFAWFRVTNIVASRDRALDEVKDDVVKAWKENERTDRNAVLAGDILKELKAGKSLDAVAEEHGATIATATDVTRQVHKDLPASAVEQAFAGPLNHKATAVDGETQYVLEVVKVTDPDFNPDALELESIKARLNDNASTDLLSQLSAAILSNLGYTVNEAMLNQVVSAAR from the coding sequence ATGATGGAATTTATGCGTTCGATGGCTTCGGGATTCATTGCAAAGATCCTGATGCTTCTTCTGGTTTTGAGTTTTGCGATCTGGGGCATCGCCGACGTGTTCGGGCGATTTGGTCAAAGCGCCATTGCCACCGTTGGTGACACCGAGATCGACGCCCGTGATTTTCAGAGCGAACTGCTGCTTGAAGTGAACAGCCTGTCGAGCCGGCTGGGTCAGCGCCTCACGGCCGCACAGACCCAGGCCTTTGGCGTGCCCAATCAGGTTCTCGGACGCATGATCAACGAAGCAACGCTCAACGATCTGGCAAGCACCTTCAACATGGGGCTGTCATCGACAGAACTCGCCAAGCGGATTGCCGAGGAACCGGCCTTCCAGACCGCAGGCAAGTTCAACCGCAACCAGATGGCTCTGGTGCTGCGCAACGCCGGCACCACCGAAGACCGCTACGTTACGAACCGTGAAGAACTCGAGATCCGCCGCCAGCTGGCACAGGGTCTGACCGGCAATTCGGCCATTTCCAACACGGCTCTGAAAGTCTTCAGCGATTTCAGCTTCGAGAAGCGCGACGTCCGGTACATTGCCCTCAAGGAAGCAGATGTCGACACCATCGAGGATCCGACCGACGAAGCATTGAAGGCCTATTATGAAGACAACAAGGTAGCCTTCCGCGCACCGGAATACCGCTCCTTTGTCGTTCTGAAGTTGGAACCGGGCGATATCATGGATCCGTCCGCAGTTACCGACCAAGACGCCAAAACCTACTATGAAAACGTCTCCAACCGTTTTGTGCAGCCTGAAAAACGCCAGATGCAGCAGATCCTGTTCGGGTCAAAGGAAGATGCTCAGGCAGCTCTGAACAAGATCAAGGCAGGCGCCAGTTTCGAAGACATCATGGCTGAACGCAATCTGAGCGAATCCGACGTCGACTTCGGGCTGATGGCCAAGTCCGACATCGCCGATCCGGCTGCTGCCGAAGCCATCTTCTCACTGGATGAAGGCGCGGTTTCGGACGTCGTCGAAGGCCAGTTCGGCTTCCTTCTGCTGCGCAACGCCAAGACCGTACCAACCCAGACCTCTCCGTTCGAGGACGTCAAGGATCAGCTCAAGGCCGAAATCGCTGGCGATCGGGCCAACGGCGAAGTGATGAGCATGTATGACAATGTCGAGGACATGCGCGCCGGTGGTTCCACCCTTGAAGAGATCTCCCAGAAGCTCAACCTGCCACTGCGCACGGTGACGCCGATTTCCAAGGCTGGCGATCTGGAAGATGGCAGCAAGGTAACGGATCTGCCGGAACAGGAGAAACTGCTGACCTCGGTCTTTGACACGGATGTCGACTATGAAGCCGACCCGGTCGACATCAGCAACACCGGCTTTGCCTGGTTCCGCGTGACCAACATCGTCGCCAGCCGAGACCGCGCCCTTGATGAAGTCAAGGATGATGTCGTCAAGGCCTGGAAGGAAAACGAGCGGACTGATCGCAATGCCGTGCTCGCTGGAGACATCCTAAAGGAACTCAAGGCCGGCAAGTCCCTCGATGCCGTGGCTGAAGAACACGGTGCAACCATCGCCACGGCAACCGACGTCACCCGTCAGGTGCACAAGGATCTGCCCGCCTCAGCTGTCGAACAGGCCTTTGCCGGTCCGCTCAACCACAAGGCAACCGCTGTTGATGGGGAAACCCAGTATGTTCTGGAAGTGGTCAAGGTCACCGATCCCGACTTCAACCCGGATGCGCTGGAGCTTGAATCGATCAAGGCCCGTCTCAATGACAACGCCAGCACCGATCTGCTCTCCCAGCTGAGTGCAGCCATCCTGAGCAACCTCGGCTACACCGTGAACGAAGCCATGCTCAATCAGGTCGTCAGCGCTGCCCGCTAG
- a CDS encoding CTP synthase: protein MARYIFITGGVVSSLGKGLASAALGAALQARGYSVRLRKLDPYLNVDPGTMSPYQHGECFVTDDGAETDLDLGHYERFTGRPSNKKDNITTGQIYQNIITKERRGDYLGGTVQVIPHVTDEIKAFILDGNEDYDFVLCEIGGTVGDIEATPFFEAIRQLGNELPRGQAIYIHLTLLPYIPSAGELKTKPTQHSVKELRSIGIQPNILMVRCDRPVPESERRKLSLFCNVRPEAVIQALDVKNIYEVPLSYHEQGLDREVLAAFGIDGAPKPNFEVWKNILDRINNPEGEVTIAVVGKYTSLLDAYKSLMEALTHGGIANKVKVKIDWIESDIFEEGSDPTVRLEGVHGILVPGGFGERGSEGKIAAAKYARENKIPYFGICFGMQMAVIEAARNLAGIKDATSSEFTTEGHHVVGLMTEWSKGNAKEVRSQDGDLGGTMRLGSYEAHLTPGSKIAEIYGDRVIHERHRHRYEVNIDYKEQLEACGLTFAGLSPDGVLPETVEIDDHPWFIAVQYHPELKSRPFAPHPLFKSFIAAAVEQSRLV from the coding sequence ATGGCGCGATATATTTTCATTACTGGCGGTGTGGTGTCCTCGCTCGGCAAAGGGCTTGCGTCTGCGGCTCTTGGGGCGGCTCTACAGGCGCGCGGCTATTCAGTTCGGCTGCGCAAACTCGATCCCTATCTCAATGTCGATCCTGGCACGATGTCTCCCTATCAGCATGGGGAGTGCTTCGTTACCGATGATGGTGCGGAAACGGACCTGGATCTGGGGCATTACGAACGGTTCACCGGTCGTCCTTCCAACAAGAAGGACAACATCACGACCGGACAGATCTATCAGAACATCATCACCAAGGAACGTCGCGGCGACTATCTCGGCGGGACCGTACAGGTCATTCCTCATGTGACCGATGAGATCAAGGCCTTCATTCTGGATGGCAACGAAGACTATGATTTCGTTCTGTGCGAAATCGGCGGTACGGTGGGTGACATCGAGGCAACGCCTTTCTTCGAGGCCATTCGCCAGCTGGGCAACGAACTGCCACGCGGGCAGGCGATCTACATCCACCTGACTCTTCTGCCTTATATCCCGAGTGCAGGCGAGCTCAAGACCAAGCCGACGCAGCACTCGGTCAAGGAACTGCGGTCGATTGGTATTCAGCCAAACATTCTGATGGTGCGCTGTGACCGTCCGGTTCCGGAATCGGAGCGTCGCAAGCTGTCGCTGTTCTGTAACGTGCGGCCGGAAGCTGTCATTCAGGCGCTTGATGTCAAGAACATCTATGAAGTGCCGCTGTCCTATCATGAGCAGGGGCTTGACCGCGAAGTTCTGGCTGCCTTCGGTATCGATGGCGCTCCGAAGCCGAACTTCGAAGTCTGGAAAAACATTCTCGACCGGATCAACAATCCGGAAGGCGAAGTCACCATTGCAGTGGTTGGCAAATACACCTCGCTTCTCGATGCCTACAAGTCCCTGATGGAAGCCCTGACCCATGGCGGCATTGCCAACAAGGTCAAGGTCAAAATCGACTGGATCGAATCCGACATCTTCGAGGAAGGCAGTGATCCGACGGTGCGTCTCGAAGGCGTGCACGGCATTCTGGTGCCCGGCGGCTTTGGTGAACGCGGCTCTGAAGGCAAGATCGCTGCCGCCAAATATGCTCGCGAGAACAAGATCCCGTATTTCGGCATCTGTTTCGGCATGCAGATGGCTGTGATTGAGGCAGCCCGCAATCTGGCTGGTATCAAGGACGCGACCTCTTCGGAATTCACCACCGAGGGCCATCATGTGGTTGGTCTGATGACCGAATGGAGCAAGGGCAACGCCAAGGAAGTGCGGTCTCAGGACGGCGATCTTGGTGGCACGATGCGCCTTGGCTCCTATGAGGCTCACCTCACTCCGGGCTCGAAGATTGCCGAGATCTACGGAGATCGCGTTATTCATGAACGCCATCGTCACAGGTATGAAGTCAACATCGACTACAAGGAACAGCTGGAAGCCTGCGGGCTGACCTTTGCCGGTCTGTCTCCGGATGGCGTGTTGCCTGAAACGGTCGAGATCGACGATCATCCGTGGTTCATTGCGGTTCAGTACCATCCTGAGCTCAAGTCAAGACCCTTTGCTCCCCATCCGCTCTTCAAGTCCTTTATTGCGGCGGCGGTTGAGCAGAGCCGTCTGGTCTGA